From Spirochaetota bacterium:
AACCGGCAAAAAAGACGAGGGAGGTTATTTAGGAGACTTTCTGCTCGGCCCATTGGACCAAATAAAAATAAAACGGGATATATATATCACATGGTATACCACATTAATAACAATATCATTATTCCTGGGATTCTTTTTCATATTATTATATTTTAAACGGAAAAATGATGTATTCTATATTTACTTTGCCGGTTTGACAGCATCAATTGGAATCTGGATTCTAGGTTTAAAAGGGATCATTTTATGTTTGATTGATTCTCAATTAGCGTATTATCTAACGACCTACATTGGTGCATTCCTTACACCAATAATGGTTCTGAATTTTCTTCAATCATTCCTGAAACAAAAAAAGCATATACTCACAAGATTGTTCGAAATTATATATTCGTTCTTCGCACTTTTCCTTATTTCTGAGATAATACTTTCCGGTCAAATATACATCTTTAAAAAATTGATATTCAAACCCTTTATGTTTACGACAGCAGTACTCATATTGTTCGGTATCTATCTCTCTATCATCGGGATAAAAAATAAAATACATTATGCAAAGACAATTGCCAGCGGAACAATAATACTGGGAATTTCAACACTGATTACAATATTTAAGTATACTCTATCATTGAATCTGCCGGATATTACGATCGAATCGTTTTTCATAATGATAATTCTTTTTTGCACCATACTTGCGACCAGATATTCCGAAGTATTTAACGACCTCGAAACCGCCCATTCCGACCTCCTGGTCCTGGACAAAATGAAAGACGACTTCCTGGCCACCACCACCCACGAGCTGCGCACGCCCCTCCACGGCATCATGGGCATAGCCGAGTCGATGGAGACAGGCGCCCTGGGGGACCTGAACGCCCGCCAGAAGGAGAACCTGGAGCTGATCCGGTCGAGCGCGATGCGCCTGAACGGCCTGGTGAACTCAATCCTCGACTTCAGCAAGCTCCGGGCGGGCAAGGCGGACCTCTTCCTTGAAGAAGTATCCATCGGCGACCTGGTGTCGTCGGCCCTTTCTTTACTCAAACCCTCGGCGCAGGAGAAGGGCCTGGAGCTCCGGTCCGAAATCGGCGACCTGCCGATGATCAAAGCTGACCGGAACCGCCTCTACCAGATCATCTTTAACCTGGCGGGCAACGCCATCAAGTTCACGGACACGGGATCGGTCGTGGTGAAGGCAACGACCGGGGACGGCCATGCGCGGGTCTGCGTCACCGATACCGGCCCCGGCATCGCGCCGGAGGACCTGGGCCGCATCTGGAGTCCCTTCACCCAGGCGGAGAGCGCCGAGACGCGCCACACCGTGGGCACCGGCCTGGGCCTGGCCATAACAAAGTACCTGGTGGAGCTCCACGGCGGCCGCATCTGGGCCGAGAGCGAGCCCGGCAAGGGAAGCGTCTTCTGCTTCGAGCTTCCCCTTGAGCCGCCGGCTGCGGGCATAGAGAGGACGACCGGCTCCGGCGAAGCGCCGGCCTAGGCCCCGGCTCCTCCCGTGAAGGGCGCCTTCACCTTTGTGACCGCCTCCAACCCGGAAGTGGCGAGGGCCACCCTACTCGCCGTGGACGACGACCCGGTGAACCTCCGGGTGCTGGAGAACATCTGCGCCGAGAGCAGCTACAAGCTCATCACCACCGGCGCCGGGCCCGCGGCCCTGGACATCCTGAAGCGCTCCGAGATAGACCTGGTCCTCCTCGACCTGATGCTCCCCGGCATGAGCGGGTACGAGGTGTGCGAGAAAATCCGTGAGACGGAGAAGGGACGGTACATCCCGGTCATCATGGTCACCGCCCTGGACCAGGCGGGCCACATGGCCCGGGGATTCAGGACCGGCGCCAACGACTACATCACCAAGCCTTTCAACCGCCACGAGCTGGTGATGCGCATTGAGAACCAGCTGGCCATCAAGCAGATGCTCGACATGGAGAAGACCGTGGTCAACGGCCTCCGCAGGGAGAAGGACGCCATTTCAAACATGTTCCAGCGCAGCGTTGACCTGAAGGAATCGGCCCTGCAGATGGCCGAGTGGGAGAAGATCATAAAGGAGGACCTGGCCATCGCCCGGGCCTTCCAGATGAAGCTCATGACCGGCGCGGTGAAGTCGCCCTGGATCGAGTCGAGCGTCACCTACCTGCCCCTCATGGAGGTCGGCGGCGACGTGTACGACATCTTCGAGTTCGGCCCCGGCGTGATGCGCTTCTTCATCGCTGACGCCACGGGCCACGGCATCACGGCCTCGCTCAACACGGTGAAGATCCTCACGGAGTACGCCACCGTCAAGGAGGTGATCGAGTCGCCGGCCGCGCTGATCTCCTACCTGAACCGCCGCTTCATGCAGAGCGCCGGGCAGGAGCAGATCGTGTTCGCCTGCGCCGTGGCCGACGTCAACCGGAAGACCGGAACCGTCACCATGGCCACGGCCGGCCTCCCGTCCCAGTACCTCCTCCGGAACGGAACGGTCACGGCCATCGAATCGATGAACCGCATCATCGGCCTCTCCGGCAGCGATGACTTCCGCGAGGAGAGGCATCCCCTCGATCCGGGCGACACCCTCTTCCTCGCCACGGACGGGCTCACGGAGATGGAGGAGGCCCGCGCCCTGGTCCGCGCCTCCGGCGGCAGGGACATCCTGGGCGAGCAGGTCGCCAGGGCCTACGTCGGCCATGACTTCGAGGCCGCCGCCGCGGAAATACTGAAATTCTTCGGCGGGAAAAAGCGGATCGCCGGCGACGACATCACCTTCATCGCCGCCCGGAGGATGCTCTGAAGGGGGCTTCGAAAAATTATTGACGCACCTTGCCCTGTCCATTATAATTAGAAGATATAAGTGATAATTGTTACTACCACATTTATTTGGCCATGAGCGCTCAAAGTTTATCATCAAAACAAATCCTGGCCTCTCTTCAAGATAATGCCGGTGATTTAAAAAGCAGGTTCGGTGTAGAGAGTATCGGGCTTTTCGGCTCCTACGCCCGGGATACCCAGTCTGGCGACAGCGATATCGACATTCTGGTCCAGTTCGCCGACGCCTCCTTTGACAACTATATGGACCTCAAGTTCTACCTTGAAGACCTGTACGGCCATGCCGTCGACCTGGTCCTTATCGATTCCATAAAACCGCGGATCAAGCCTTATATCATGGACGAGGTCCTCTTTGCCCGGGGATTATAGGCACTAATTTCGAATTAATCCCGTGAAATTGAATGGACATTACACAATGCTTCTTCAATTATTATTTCGATGAATTTCAAAGAAATTAAATATAGCGGCCATGCCATCCAGAGGATGTTTGAACGAGGCGTACAAACCAGTGACGTTGAGAATGCGGTCCGCTCATGGAATGTTATCACCTCATATAATGATGACGAACCCTACCCGAGTTATCTGCTCCTCGGGTTCATCGGCCCAAAACCTCTTCATGTTGTTGCGGGAATTGACGAAAAGAATGATATCTGTTATATTATTACCGTATATCCGCCTGATCCGGAATTATGGACGGATGGTTTCACAAGGAGGAAGCAGTAATGAAATGCATGTTGTGTAAAAACGGCGAAACGAAACCTGGAACCGTGACCATCAGCTTGAATAAAAATGAAACCGTCGTGGTAATCAAGGACGTCCCTGCCGATGTATGCGTCAATTGCGGCGAGTACTATCTTTCTTCAGCCGTTGCAGGCGATATCCTCAAAAAAGCGGAGATCGCTGCTTCCAAGGGTGTTGAAGTCGAGATTATCAGGTATGTGGCCTGACGCGCCTATCCATCGGGATTGATGACTTTGATCTTCTCCCTCGAAGCCGCCCGTATCAATCTCCTGCCGCAGAGAATAAAACTTATTGCAAAACTGTCATTTCGACGAATCCCGGCATTCCGGGATGAGGAGAAATCTTGACGGGATGTGAAT
This genomic window contains:
- a CDS encoding sensor histidine kinase, with the protein product MDQIKIKRDIYITWYTTLITISLFLGFFFILLYFKRKNDVFYIYFAGLTASIGIWILGLKGIILCLIDSQLAYYLTTYIGAFLTPIMVLNFLQSFLKQKKHILTRLFEIIYSFFALFLISEIILSGQIYIFKKLIFKPFMFTTAVLILFGIYLSIIGIKNKIHYAKTIASGTIILGISTLITIFKYTLSLNLPDITIESFFIMIILFCTILATRYSEVFNDLETAHSDLLVLDKMKDDFLATTTHELRTPLHGIMGIAESMETGALGDLNARQKENLELIRSSAMRLNGLVNSILDFSKLRAGKADLFLEEVSIGDLVSSALSLLKPSAQEKGLELRSEIGDLPMIKADRNRLYQIIFNLAGNAIKFTDTGSVVVKATTGDGHARVCVTDTGPGIAPEDLGRIWSPFTQAESAETRHTVGTGLGLAITKYLVELHGGRIWAESEPGKGSVFCFELPLEPPAAGIERTTGSGEAPA
- a CDS encoding nucleotidyltransferase family protein, which translates into the protein MSAQSLSSKQILASLQDNAGDLKSRFGVESIGLFGSYARDTQSGDSDIDILVQFADASFDNYMDLKFYLEDLYGHAVDLVLIDSIKPRIKPYIMDEVLFARGL
- a CDS encoding fused response regulator/phosphatase, whose translation is MKGAFTFVTASNPEVARATLLAVDDDPVNLRVLENICAESSYKLITTGAGPAALDILKRSEIDLVLLDLMLPGMSGYEVCEKIRETEKGRYIPVIMVTALDQAGHMARGFRTGANDYITKPFNRHELVMRIENQLAIKQMLDMEKTVVNGLRREKDAISNMFQRSVDLKESALQMAEWEKIIKEDLAIARAFQMKLMTGAVKSPWIESSVTYLPLMEVGGDVYDIFEFGPGVMRFFIADATGHGITASLNTVKILTEYATVKEVIESPAALISYLNRRFMQSAGQEQIVFACAVADVNRKTGTVTMATAGLPSQYLLRNGTVTAIESMNRIIGLSGSDDFREERHPLDPGDTLFLATDGLTEMEEARALVRASGGRDILGEQVARAYVGHDFEAAAAEILKFFGGKKRIAGDDITFIAARRML
- a CDS encoding DUF4258 domain-containing protein, which encodes MNFKEIKYSGHAIQRMFERGVQTSDVENAVRSWNVITSYNDDEPYPSYLLLGFIGPKPLHVVAGIDEKNDICYIITVYPPDPELWTDGFTRRKQ
- a CDS encoding type II toxin-antitoxin system MqsA family antitoxin, yielding MKCMLCKNGETKPGTVTISLNKNETVVVIKDVPADVCVNCGEYYLSSAVAGDILKKAEIAASKGVEVEIIRYVA